The following nucleotide sequence is from Penicillium digitatum chromosome 5, complete sequence.
GGAATAGGCACCTCGAATCAGGTTAATAAAGACTGATTGTGTATACTTTAACCCCCAAAAATCTGCCTAGGTATGTATGTAGATGCCCGAAATAGGCAAAACATgtgaaccaaaaaaagaccCCATGGGGTTGGCAGAACCGTGGAATGCCAGTGGAGAGAGTCCACGAGGGATAAGCCTTACTTCCTTTGACCTTCAAACTATGATGTGTTGATTCTGATCTAATATAGATAATCTAAGTAAATATTGTATGGTATCAAATGTTTCACATTGTCTCTTCCCCTCGATATTTTCTATGGTGGAACCACGTGGATCGGAAAAAGTGAGGCGGCCAAAGTTGCTCGTCCACCGCCAGAAGGtactttctctcttttcttcccctCTCGCTTTTCTCTTCTGAATCTTCTGTATTTCTTTTTAGCTATTCGGCTGTTTTGCTTCTAATCTGCAGTACTTCGCACTACATCTGCTCTCCCATCGTTTGTCAGTTACACGTTACACGTTACACGCTTTCCTGCAGCAACACCGCATTTCACAACTTCCCACTGCATTCCCGCCTTTTCAATCTCCCCCATATTCCCTGGAATTTCCTTTAGCCAGATTTCTTTCCATTGTCGCCCATCAGTCATTTCAGACCAGCAGATCAGCCATGACTGAGGTATCCTCAACCCGCCTTTATCTTGGGAACCTTCCCCGCAACGGTAGGCTACCCACCTGACTGTCCCTCTTCCCTGAGCCTTGGAGAAACACACGCACCACCTTGCATGATCCGGTCGCTTCACCGGTCCCCGGGGTCCCATGTGCTCTATTCACTCATATGCTCATGTGGAATTCCTCCCTCGGCCCACCCTTCTCAGAGCGAGCAAATGGGAGCTTCAGCTACCCACATGGAACAGCTTTCGCCTCAGATGATCATCTAACCGGGGCTTTTTGGAATCGCCCTTTGAGAAGGGACTCGCTAACTTGCTTTTTTCTTACCACAGTGACGAAGAGCGACATTGAGGAACATTTCAGCAGCCATGGCTCCGGCAAGATCACGGAGATCAAGTTGATGAACGGTTTTGGCTTCATTGAATATGACGACCAGCTGGATGCCAGAGACATTGTGCCCGGTAAGAACGGCTTATAATGCTTCATTGACTTGCACGCAGATTTGCTAACGTTAGTCTCCTGTAGCGTTCCGTATGTCCCCATGACTTGTCCACCAAACACCTCCGGCTTATCAAAATCACAGACGGCAGTGACTTCAAAGGCGAGCGACTCACCGTTCAGTTTGCACGCGGTCCTCGCCGCAAGGAGGCCTTCCAGGGACCACCTGACCGCAATGCTCTCCCTCGTCCACGTCGCACTATGTTCCGCATGCAGATTTCCGGTCTTCCAGAAACAAGTTGGCAGGTTAGCAGCCCAAGTCCATTCCTTCCCGGGGTTCCTGAGTTAGATCCCTCCAACCCGTCTCTCTACTCGGCCCACACATGTTTCCAGTCCATTGTTCTAGAGGCCATCGGTCGAGCCAAGGATCCTAGGGTACTGATCCACTAGCACTCCTCTCCTGGCAACTGAGAATGCTTTGAtagctttttcttttaccTTGAGGTTTGAGGGTTGCTCCTTGATCCTTGCATACTCACTAAGCAATGTTGTCAGATCCCATGGAATCTTTCCTGGGACTTTTGGATGCCGATATAAGATGGCCATTCTGGACATACCTCCTCGGACTGGACATGGAGTGCTTACATGATCTCTCAACATTGCCGGACACCTTACCTTTCCTGGACCTGGACTCACCATGCATTAAATAGGACTTGAAAGACTTCGCCCGCCAGTCTGGTCTGGACGTCGTTTACTCCGAGACTGGCCGCGAACAGGGCAGAGGGTAGGTAGACCACTGTATTCCGCGAGAGACCCTTCCAATCCATTGACATTTGACCAAGTTTTGTGGAATTTGAAACCGCCAGCGACCTCAAGACCGCAGTGGAGAAACTGGACCAGCGAGAGTTCAAGGGCTCCGTCGTCTCTTGTGTCGCCGATGTAAGCGCCCAACCTGGCTCGGACCTGGAGGAACCCCCTCTCACCAACTCTCAGATTCAGAACTTTGAGGAACGCCCCGTTCGTGACCCATACCGGTCTCGTTCCCCACCACGTCGCCCCTACCCTGCCACTATGGAGGAGTATGACCGCAGGATCCCTCCCCCACGTGGCTACAGTCCTCGAGATCATTACCGTGAGCGGTCGCCGATCCCTATCCGCCGCGATCCCTACTATGAACGGGATGGCTATGCCCGCCGGACTCCCCCTCGCCCTCGGATGGAAGACTACCCACCCCCACGTCGTCCCTACGAAGACCCCTATGAAGCTCGACCTCCCCCACCTCCTCGGCACTATGACGATCCCTACCTAGCTGCCCGGGGTTATGGTCGTCCTCGCTCTCCGCCGAGAGGCGAGTATGTGCCTTACGACCGTCCTCGCTACTGGTAGATGGCGCCAGGTCTTAGTTGATTGGACCTACTGCAAATTATTTCGTTTTACCATCAGTTTTGTTGATCTCCTTCGCCAAATACCCGCAACGTCTCGTATTGATTTCATGGGGTCATGATGTTCTTTCACCTGCCGAGGTTTCGTTCGACGTGTTCCTGCGGCCGGGtgcttttctttcccccctGGTAGCTTTGGAATGGCTGGAGGCTAAACTCTTGTCCATCCTGGACTATGTATGTGTGTTACCATCTGAAAATCTTGATCTTCGTCTCTTAAATTTTTCTTCTGTGGCATCCCTGGGGTCCCATCAATCTATGATATCCCGGCACAACCTACCTTTGAATAGCTGGTTGGGTGATAATGCAAGACTCGCGTCTCCTGTAATCCACTACGTTAGCACCACAGTATACATTTCTCTATATTCCGGGATTGTGATCATAAATCCCACCAAACTTCAATTCCAGTACTGATGTTAATCAGAAATTTGCACCACATCCAGTAATTTACCACCAACTATCCTTATCTAGCCACAAATTTACACCAACGATCAAAATGGGGAAATGCCCATGTGTTTCCACCGTCATGATCTACAACGATCCACGGGTGCCCCgcttaaaaaaaatacccaGACCCCTCAGCTTCCCTTCAATTTAAATTCGTTCATACTTTCGCATTGATCAACCCCTCTCCTACTTAACCCCAATACCACTAACACAATCACAATCACAATCACCATGACCGACCGCCAACTAATCCAACTCCTACCCCGCCCAGATGTCCTCGACTGTGTCTGTCTCCGCGATATCGAGCTCCCCCTCCCCTGCGCCCCAGAAGCCTGGCACCGCCAGGGAAAATCTCAACCATGCACTGCAACACTCAAACTCTCCTACTCCTCCATAATCACAGCCGCCGAAACCGATAATGTCTCCCTGACCCTCGACTACGGCAAGCTCTTCCGCCGACTAGAAAGCGACGTACGCAACATGAGCGAGGACATCTCATCCCCATCCCATCCATCCGAGCGACTAGTCAGTCGGGAGGGCATGCGACGCGAAGAAATGCAGAGCCGCGGACTAGGCCAAGACCCGCGCGTTATAGCGGGCGTTGTCGCGGATGCCGGGTTGGGTCTGTTGGAGGCTACGTCTGCTGTCACTGCGGCGAAGCAGCCGAACCCTATCTCGGCGGCTTATGGGGAGTGCGAGGTCTTGCTGCATTTGCCAAAAGCTTTGTTGCGCGCAGATGAGGGGCTTCGGTATCGCGGGGTTATTGCGCTTGGGAAGGAGGTTGCTGATGGAGAGGCACGCgatttggtggtgttggaGGAAGAGTTCCGGATTGAGGGGATTCGGTGCTATGCTATTTTGGGTGTGAATCCTCATGAGAGGCTGGAGAAGCaggctgttgttgttggTCTTACGTTCCAGGGCCCTGGGCAGCTTGCTTGGGGGTCGACTGTTGTTGACACTTACCAGGCTGTGACGCGGGCTGTGGCTGAGGTATGTGGTAatctcttttttgggggaaGGAGGTTCTGTTTGCTGATTTGCTTTGTGAAATTTTAGAAGGTTGATCAAACTGATTTCCAGTCTGTGGAGTCTTTGGCTACTTTCATCGCTCGTATTGTTACCGTGGACTTTGGTAATGAGCGTGTGACTGTCAAGGTGGAGAAGCCAAGTGCTCTTGCTTTTGTCCAGCGGTCTGGTGTGGAGATTACTCGATCAAAGGCTTTCTTCATCAGTTGTTAAGTGCCGTGTAAGTAATTTCATGTTAGACCGGAGGCTGCAGTATGCCGATCGATGCTCACATGCAAGTTGGTGGCTGTAGTGAGGCTGTGTGAGGCTGTCTCAGGAGGGTCTGTAGAACAACTTGGTGACCTATCGAGTGCTAGTCAAAGCAGAAACACTGTAAAACCAGGCAATATCAAGACCAGATCAAGATCTAAATCCGATCAATAAGATCACGTTAATGTCAGCAACCTGACACGTGAAGTCCTAATCGGGACTAGTGGCgcagcccccccccccggatCTGCACCTGAAATCTGATTCTCTGCACGATTTCGCAATTTTCTTGCTTTGTTTCACTTCCTGGTGAAGAAAAACTCTTATCTCTATTTGCTAAAATCCTTATCCTCTATGTGCCCATCTGTGCCTTCGTACTCGCCTTTCGTTTCGCTTGCTGGCTTCTTGGCCAACCTTGATCTAAATCCATCCCTTCTGAACCTCGACTCGCTTGCTCCTGACATTTCCAACGTGTCTGCACATCCAGTGGTTCCTTTTTTCGCCTTGGCCTTCGACTCCTCGACCAGCGAGGTGACTTGGCTAGGGGTCCCGGGTCCGTCCTGAAGAAGGGCGGACGGTAAACCTGCTCGAGAGATTCAAGACTGGTCTATCGACTGGTTCGGGCACTGAAGGGAAACCGTGCTTTCATGCAATAAGTTACGCAAGTTGAAGTATGTTTCTTTGATCTGCTTTTCTTTTgccaactttttttttcaaatttttcAAAATTTTTTTACGTTTTTACCTTGGCGATACGTAGTGGGGTGTGAAAACCCTCACCTACCCCTCTATTCATATTTTTATACAGTTGATAACCAAGACTAAGGTGATTGAGGCTAACTGGGTTTCTTCATGTGAACAGCGACTGCGAGATAGGCATTCTGAATACCTTGCAACCCTTATTCACGACCGCGCAAGGTCAATTGTCGACCCTGCGGTAATCGCCGGTGTTTTCACTGAAATTGTTTCACTTTACCCGCGGAGCTCTCGCAAGTGGTACAACAAAAGCATAATGCCTTCCTCGAATGCCGATGACCTGTCGGTCGGAGACGTGTTCGCTCCGCAGGCCGATAGCGAACAGTCCGTCATTGATATCCCAGCCAATCACTGTCGCCCCAATGCACACATGGGCACTATGCCACCCCCAGAGCAGACAATCAAGGGATTCAATGGGTTCACAAACCAGACTTTCAACGAGAACAAGCAGCgacggaagaagaagaatgacCAATTGGGGCCGTCATGCGCAACCGTTCGCGGTTTCACTCCTCTGGCATCTGGCGACGAGGAATCGGACTTTTCCGCTGCGAGCTCACGTACACCCTCTCGGCCTCCTACTTCCCTTGATGGCGCCAGCCCACTGGTACAGCCGTCCACAGGCCATGGGGTTAGCGCGTTGAAGCTTCAACTCAATACCTTGAATCTGTCTGACGACACAGCTTGTCTCGGCGGCTTTATCTCCAAGACCCCCAGTGCTGCCAGCGTTTACTCCGACAGTGACCAGACTGAGATCTTGACCAGCTATGAAATACCTCTGGATCAGGACTTTGTTAGCTCTGATGCAGTGCAGCCAGAGGCACTGGACGATCGCAACGCGGATGTCCCCGGTATGAACCCGGAATTGCGCAGTCAACTGTGCCGCAAAATGACAGCGGAGGACTTTGTGCCTATCCTCTGCCTTGGCAAGGGCTCATTCGGAACTGTCTTGCTGGTGCGCCACGTTGTCACGGGCAAGCTCTACGCACAGAAACAATTTCGGAAGGCTTCCCTCACTGTCCACAAAAAGCTAGTTGAGCAAACCAAGACAGAGCGTACAATCCTGGAAAGTGTCAACCGTCACCCCTTTGTCGTCAAGCTATTCTACGCCTTCCAAGACCACGAGAAACTCTACTTGATTTTGGAGTACGCGCAAGGCGGCGAACTCTTCCACCACCTAGCCATGGAACGCATGTTCGAAGAAGACGCGGCAGCATTCTACATGGCAGAGATG
It contains:
- a CDS encoding Dihydroneopterin aldolase, encoding MTDRQLIQLLPRPDVLDCVCLRDIELPLPCAPEAWHRQGKSQPCTATLKLSYSSIITAAETDNVSLTLDYGKLFRRLESDVRNMSEDISSPSHPSERLVSREGMRREEMQSRGLGQDPRVIAGVVADAGLGLLEATSAVTAAKQPNPISAAYGECEVLLHLPKALLRADEGLRYRGVIALGKEVADGEARDLVVLEEEFRIEGIRCYAILGVNPHERLEKQAVVVGLTFQGPGQLAWGSTVVDTYQAVTRAVAEKVDQTDFQSVESLATFIARIVTVDFGNERVTVKVEKPSALAFVQRSGVEITRSKAFFISC
- a CDS encoding Pre-RNA splicing factor Srp2, putative, whose amino-acid sequence is MTEVSSTRLYLGNLPRNVTKSDIEEHFSSHGSGKITEIKLMNGFGFIEYDDQLDARDIVPAFHGSDFKGERLTVQFARGPRRKEAFQGPPDRNALPRPRRTMFRMQISGLPETSWQDLKDFARQSGLDVVYSETGREQGRGFVEFETASDLKTAVEKLDQREFKGSVVSCVADIQNFEERPVRDPYRSRSPPRRPYPATMEEYDRRIPPPRGYSPRDHYRERSPIPIRRDPYYERDGYARRTPPRPRMEDYPPPRRPYEDPYEARPPPPPRHYDDPYLAARGYGRPRSPPRGEYVPYDRPRYW
- a CDS encoding Serine/threonine protein kinase, putative yields the protein MCPSVPSYSPFVSLAGFLANLDLNPSLLNLDSLAPDISNVSAHPVVPFFALAFDSSTSEVTWLGVPVTQVERLRDRHSEYLATLIHDRARSIVDPAVIAGVFTEIVSLYPRSSRKWYNKSIMPSSNADDLSVGDVFAPQADSEQSVIDIPANHCRPNAHMGTMPPPEQTIKGFNGFTNQTFNENKQRRKKKNDQLGPSCATVRGFTPLASGDEESDFSAASSRTPSRPPTSLDGASPLVQPSTGHGVSALKLQLNTLNLSDDTACLGGFISKTPSAASVYSDSDQTEILTSYEIPLDQDFVSSDAVQPEALDDRNADVPGMNPELRSQLCRKMTAEDFVPILCLGKGSFGTVLLVRHVVTGKLYAQKQFRKASLTVHKKLVEQTKTERTILESVNRHPFVVKLFYAFQDHEKLYLILEYAQGGELFHHLAMERMFEEDAAAFYMAEMVLALAHLHQNVGVLYRDLKPENCLLDAQGHLLLTDFGLSKIALSDDDRCNSLLGTIDYMAPEVIQGKPYGKACDWWSLGALGYDLLTGSPPFRGNNHAKLQEKIVKQKLTLPYFLGPDAKDLLTRLLRKEPSKRLGYHMQKDLQIIKKHRFFRKIDWAALERRELDPPIQPIVTDPALAENFSVDFTHLPLSPTVTATGFDEYYGKGQNFPGGKGAGDDDVGAESNPFGGFSYVASSSLLDHGLGIITAGY